A stretch of the Bacteroidota bacterium genome encodes the following:
- a CDS encoding HIT domain-containing protein translates to MTECEFCRIIRGETAAEVLFKSAHALAILDINPIHYGHVLVMPLRHYATFLEVPGDELSGLINAVKTVSQAVVRSLRPPGFNIFSNNGKAAGQSVFHFHFHITPRYDDDNIRFVLTLKKYGGDDMLQYANRIRTAIQTDPIHELL, encoded by the coding sequence ATGACCGAGTGTGAGTTTTGCAGAATCATCCGGGGAGAGACCGCCGCCGAAGTCCTCTTTAAGAGCGCACACGCCCTCGCAATTCTTGACATCAATCCGATTCATTACGGGCACGTCCTGGTGATGCCGTTGCGCCACTACGCCACGTTCCTCGAGGTGCCCGGCGACGAGCTCTCCGGTTTGATCAACGCGGTGAAGACGGTTTCCCAGGCGGTCGTCCGGTCGTTGCGCCCTCCCGGGTTCAACATATTTTCGAATAACGGCAAGGCGGCGGGACAATCGGTCTTTCATTTCCACTTCCATATCACACCACGGTACGACGATGACAACATTCGCTTTGTCCTCACGCTTAAGAAATACGGCGGGGATGATATGCTCCAGTATGCAAACCGCATCCGCACCGCCATTCAGACCGACCCGATCCATGAGCTTCTTTAA
- a CDS encoding tetratricopeptide repeat protein — protein sequence MKRAWLIPAACAALALYLTVTGFQCGSSEMTTAKLAYSQKNLDKADSSFMKEVEKNPANGEAWYFLGRVRLEKGNYTGMAEAYKQSLSVSKEFEPKIIEDKKYVWGITLNQGVNFFNRSQTLRKDPAAKDSADLYLQKSISAYKMALVVNPDSVITYQNMAVAQHLSGNYDDEIATLQKALSIRKDPPLAASLINAYIQKAEESKKNGKTAEAAEGFNQAITALTEQRAANPGDDEMMGTLINLYIEAGRTKDAMPLIKEAVDKDPKNKVYQNDLGLLLLDQGNMEEAISHFDAAVAADSSYDQALRNGSVAYMKLGAKMKEEAEAKSKGKGETDKSYIPKFKKAVILLEKLVSLKPDNADFLEALASAYGNAGMFKQAEAAIKKVDVLRGK from the coding sequence ATGAAACGGGCTTGGCTCATTCCCGCGGCTTGCGCGGCGCTCGCACTGTATCTGACAGTGACCGGATTTCAATGCGGATCATCGGAGATGACGACCGCAAAACTGGCGTACAGTCAAAAAAATCTGGACAAAGCCGACTCTTCGTTCATGAAGGAAGTCGAGAAGAATCCCGCGAACGGCGAAGCATGGTACTTTCTCGGCAGGGTGCGGCTCGAGAAGGGGAATTATACGGGAATGGCCGAGGCCTACAAGCAGTCGCTCTCTGTGAGCAAGGAGTTCGAGCCGAAGATCATCGAGGACAAAAAGTACGTGTGGGGGATCACCCTCAATCAGGGGGTCAATTTCTTCAACCGGAGCCAGACGCTCCGCAAGGACCCTGCGGCCAAGGATAGCGCCGATCTCTACCTTCAAAAATCGATTTCAGCCTACAAGATGGCGCTTGTGGTCAATCCCGACAGTGTGATCACCTACCAGAATATGGCCGTTGCGCAGCACCTCTCGGGCAACTATGACGACGAGATCGCGACCCTCCAAAAGGCTCTGTCGATCAGGAAGGATCCGCCGCTTGCGGCTTCGCTCATCAACGCCTACATCCAGAAGGCCGAGGAGTCGAAAAAGAACGGAAAAACGGCGGAGGCAGCCGAAGGGTTCAACCAGGCGATCACCGCCCTCACCGAGCAACGGGCCGCAAACCCGGGAGACGACGAAATGATGGGGACGCTGATCAACCTCTATATCGAGGCGGGACGGACGAAGGACGCCATGCCGCTGATCAAGGAAGCGGTGGACAAGGACCCGAAGAATAAAGTGTACCAGAACGACCTGGGCCTGTTGCTTCTGGACCAGGGCAACATGGAGGAGGCGATCAGTCACTTCGACGCGGCCGTCGCCGCGGACAGCTCTTACGACCAGGCGTTGCGAAACGGATCGGTCGCATATATGAAGCTCGGCGCAAAAATGAAGGAGGAGGCGGAGGCAAAATCGAAGGGCAAGGGAGAAACCGACAAGTCGTACATTCCGAAGTTCAAGAAGGCGGTGATCCTTCTCGAAAAACTCGTCTCGTTGAAGCCCGACAACGCCGATTTCCTCGAGGCGCTGGCGTCCGCCTACGGAAATGCGGGGATGTTCAAGCAGGCGGAAGCCGCGATCAAGAAAGTCGATGTACTCCGGGGCAAGTAG
- a CDS encoding DUF3467 domain-containing protein, whose protein sequence is MTNQGPQQQINIELGEKEAEGIYSNLAIITHSPAEFVVDFTRVLPGIPKAKVHARIITTPQHAKLLLNALKENIEKYEKTFGEIKIQGEPSQGGFGFQAPTAGDKAR, encoded by the coding sequence ATGACGAATCAGGGACCCCAGCAGCAGATCAACATCGAACTGGGGGAGAAGGAAGCGGAGGGAATTTATTCCAATCTCGCGATCATAACGCATTCTCCGGCGGAGTTTGTCGTCGATTTCACGCGGGTCCTTCCCGGAATCCCCAAGGCCAAGGTGCACGCGAGGATCATCACCACGCCGCAGCACGCAAAGCTTCTTCTGAACGCGCTCAAGGAAAATATCGAGAAGTACGAGAAGACCTTCGGGGAAATCAAAATTCAGGGAGAGCCCTCCCAGGGGGGGTTCGGGTTCCAGGCCCCGACTGCGGGAGACAAAGCGCGGTAA